TTATTTATGATATAACAGATATGTGGAGTTATGCGTTACTATTACTGGTGTTAATTTCAATCATTAAATTGGTAATGGGTATTGACGTTGGAAAGGACAGAAAGGTGTAACTGGAACTAACAGATTAGATTTTTTAGAGATGAAATTTGCCTCTACGTCATAAATAGTTCATAAATCAGTCAAAAGCAACAAATAATATCATAAAAACGTGCCATAAAGACGTTAATTATTGGTGGTATGTTATTTGATGTTTTCTAGTTGAAACCCGCATAACGAATTTATTTCCTATGAAAACAAAACAAACAGCATATTCAATTTTAGACCTCGCATTAGTATCTAAAAATCATACACTCAAACAAACCTATAATAACGCCTTAGAACTAGCTCAAAACGCAGAAACCTTTGGCTATACACGCTATTGGTTAGCAGAACACCACAATGCGCCTAATATTGGAAGTAGTGCAACAGCTGTATTAATTGGTTACGTGGCTCAAGGAACCAAAACCCTTCGTATAGGTTCTGGAGGCATTATGCTACCCAATCATTCCCCATTAATTATCGCCGAACAATTTGGAACTTTAGGGTCTCTGTATCCAAACCGTATTGATTTAGGTTTAGGAAGAGCGCCAGGAACCGATAGGGAAACAGCACAAGCCATCCGTTCCGATTTTATGCAAGCAGCGCATTCATTTCCAGTTGAATTAGAGAAATTGGAACAATACTTTTCTTCTGAAAATTCAAAATCTAAAGTTCGCGCTACAGTCGCCGAAGGTGTAGATGTACCACTTTATATTTTAGGTTCTAGTACAGATAGCGCTCATTTAGCAGCCAAAAAAGGTTTGCCTTATGCATTTGCTAGTCATTTTGCAACAACCCATTTGTGGGATGCCATTGAAATTTACAGAAAGGAGTTTCAACCATCCAAAACATTACAAAAACCATATGTTATGGCAGGTGTTAATATTATTGTAGCCGATACAGATGAAGAAGCACAGCGCCTTTCAACTTCATTAATCCGTATGATTTTGGGTATATTTACAGGGAAACGCGATTTTGTGCCGCCACCAACAGACATGACTGCTGAATATGAAGAGATATTACAGCATCCGCAAATCCATCAAATGTTGAAATATTCTTTTATTGGGAGTAAAGCGACTGTCAAAGCGCAAGTGAAAGAATTTATGGAAAAAACCCAAGCAGACGAACTGATAGCTGTGACCAATATTTATGATGGGAAAGACAGAATCCGCTCATATGAGTTGTTTGCGGAAATTATGAAGGAATTAAACGAATAAGAATGTCAATAGAAGCTAATCCTTATAAAAGTGTGATTATCTTTGCCCAAAAATAGAGTCATGTTAAAACAGTTTTCAGATTTAGGATTAAATATTCAATTGCAAAAGAGTTTACTTGCTTTAAAAATTTCCGA
Above is a window of Bizionia sp. M204 DNA encoding:
- a CDS encoding LLM class flavin-dependent oxidoreductase gives rise to the protein MKTKQTAYSILDLALVSKNHTLKQTYNNALELAQNAETFGYTRYWLAEHHNAPNIGSSATAVLIGYVAQGTKTLRIGSGGIMLPNHSPLIIAEQFGTLGSLYPNRIDLGLGRAPGTDRETAQAIRSDFMQAAHSFPVELEKLEQYFSSENSKSKVRATVAEGVDVPLYILGSSTDSAHLAAKKGLPYAFASHFATTHLWDAIEIYRKEFQPSKTLQKPYVMAGVNIIVADTDEEAQRLSTSLIRMILGIFTGKRDFVPPPTDMTAEYEEILQHPQIHQMLKYSFIGSKATVKAQVKEFMEKTQADELIAVTNIYDGKDRIRSYELFAEIMKELNE